The Nitrospirota bacterium genome has a window encoding:
- a CDS encoding carboxypeptidase regulatory-like domain-containing protein produces the protein MRTSSSGVGGGLPLSGVTITLGGAAAGTTTTNASGVYTLTGLANGNYTVTPSLAGFTFTPVSRTVTINNSNLAGQNFTRN, from the coding sequence GTGAGAACGTCAAGTAGTGGTGTAGGTGGAGGGCTTCCTCTGTCCGGAGTAACGATAACCCTTGGCGGAGCAGCCGCAGGCACGACCACCACGAATGCCTCCGGTGTCTATACCTTAACAGGGCTGGCCAATGGCAATTACACGGTCACACCTTCCCTTGCAGGGTTCACCTTCACACCTGTCAGCAGGACGGTGACTATAAACAATTCGAATTTGGCAGGACAGAATTTCACGAGGAACTGA
- a CDS encoding multicopper oxidase domain-containing protein produces MDRRDFIKIGLTGMTAVAFSDLIKIPGIFNQSEALASQVTLELSITDAMLETVDLNQTYIWAFADLTGPKFPGPVIFAREGDSIRLRITNNLDEDHAVAVTDTRISSGMIAPGQSVNLDFQAPPAGTYIYYDPLNAPVNRVMGLSGTLIVLPGSGGEITPYSGPPAQINRLFSDLGNTAEFPGNGWDSARTWIWHLHNIDPRFNAMAEAGQTINRIQFTREFIPEYFFVSGKQGSVCTACCPTLFPLFLCNSQPTVGAYARIPKKDLNIVIIKNLS; encoded by the coding sequence ATGGATCGAAGAGATTTTATCAAGATAGGGTTGACCGGCATGACAGCCGTGGCTTTTAGTGACCTCATAAAGATCCCGGGAATATTCAACCAGAGCGAAGCCTTGGCATCCCAGGTGACACTTGAGCTCTCTATAACCGATGCCATGCTCGAAACAGTGGATCTCAACCAGACCTACATCTGGGCCTTTGCAGATCTGACCGGACCGAAATTTCCGGGCCCTGTTATCTTTGCGAGGGAAGGGGACAGCATCAGGCTCAGAATCACAAACAACCTTGATGAGGACCACGCAGTTGCTGTAACGGACACGAGGATAAGCAGCGGCATGATAGCGCCAGGACAGAGTGTTAACCTCGATTTTCAGGCGCCGCCGGCAGGCACATATATCTATTATGACCCGCTGAATGCGCCTGTTAACCGGGTGATGGGCCTCAGCGGAACGCTCATAGTTCTTCCCGGATCAGGCGGAGAGATCACCCCATACTCAGGGCCGCCGGCCCAGATAAACAGGCTCTTTAGCGATCTCGGAAATACTGCCGAGTTCCCTGGCAACGGGTGGGATAGTGCAAGGACCTGGATCTGGCATCTGCACAATATTGACCCCAGATTTAATGCAATGGCGGAGGCAGGCCAGACAATAAACCGTATCCAGTTCACGAGGGAGTTCATCCCGGAGTATTTTTTCGTCAGCGGAAAACAGGGCTCCGTTTGTACTGCATGTTGTCCGACATTATTTCCTCTATTTCTCTGTAACTCACAGCCAACAGTAGGCGCTTACGCGAGAATACCGAAAAAAGATTTAAATATAGTAATTATTAAGAATTTATCATAA
- a CDS encoding response regulator transcription factor translates to MMPKVKSYDIVLADDHELFRQDLRKIIDGMSGLKVVGEACNGHELLKLIGSLRPQMAILDISMPKLSGIDAAHEIEQKHPRIKVLILTIHKDDAYLRRAISVGAEGYVLKEHIDRDLYPAISVIRQGQVFFPSLI, encoded by the coding sequence ATGATGCCGAAGGTAAAAAGTTATGACATTGTATTGGCTGATGACCATGAATTGTTCCGGCAGGATTTGAGAAAAATCATCGACGGGATGTCAGGCCTCAAGGTGGTTGGTGAAGCCTGCAACGGGCATGAACTGCTGAAACTCATTGGCAGCCTCAGGCCGCAGATGGCAATACTCGACATATCCATGCCCAAGCTCAGTGGAATCGACGCAGCCCATGAAATCGAGCAGAAACACCCGCGTATTAAAGTGCTGATCCTGACCATACACAAAGATGATGCCTATCTCAGGCGGGCGATCTCTGTCGGCGCTGAGGGGTATGTGCTCAAGGAACATATTGATAGAGACCTGTACCCGGCCATATCAGTTATAAGGCAGGGCCAGGTCTTTTTCCCAAGCCTCATCTGA
- a CDS encoding response regulator transcription factor: protein MAETYRIILADDHKLLRSGLKGILESVAGLEVVGEAGDGLELLKLLGRITPNLVILDISMPNLRGIEAVSRIRHQYPEVQVLILTMHNDRSYLHQAIAAGAAGYLLKEDADPDLFIAIEKIRQGKIYVSPHLAEDMLDDWAGMHRGAVNSSVRSGVLTPREKEVLKLIAEGKTSREIGELLFISVRTVERHRANIMDRLEIRNTADLVRYAMQEGYI, encoded by the coding sequence GTGGCGGAAACATATCGCATAATTCTTGCTGACGACCATAAACTGCTGCGGAGTGGCCTAAAGGGCATCCTCGAGAGTGTGGCAGGCCTTGAAGTTGTCGGGGAGGCCGGCGACGGACTTGAACTGCTGAAACTTCTTGGCAGAATAACTCCGAATCTGGTCATCCTGGATATATCCATGCCGAATCTCAGGGGGATCGAAGCCGTCTCACGGATCAGACATCAGTATCCGGAGGTACAGGTGCTGATCCTGACCATGCATAATGACAGGTCTTACCTTCACCAGGCCATTGCTGCCGGCGCTGCCGGGTACCTGCTGAAGGAGGACGCTGATCCTGACCTTTTCATTGCTATTGAGAAGATACGGCAGGGGAAAATATATGTATCTCCTCATCTCGCGGAAGATATGCTGGATGACTGGGCAGGCATGCACCGCGGTGCGGTTAATAGCTCTGTGCGGTCCGGAGTACTGACCCCAAGAGAAAAAGAAGTCCTTAAGCTCATAGCTGAAGGCAAGACGAGCAGAGAGATCGGCGAGCTTCTCTTTATCAGTGTACGTACCGTTGAACGTCATCGTGCCAATATCATGGATAGATTAGAGATCAGAAATACCGCCGATCTCGTTAGATATGCCATGCAGGAAGGGTATATCTGA